CATATGTGTTGTTGACTTTGAAGCAACATGTGAAGAAGGAAACCCACCTGAATTTGTACATGAAATAATTGAATTTCCTGTTGTCTTAGTAAACACACGTACCCTGGAAATAGTAAGTGATCTAATGGCTGTGTTGGTATTACATTCTATGAAGTAACTTGTTTGCATCAGCATGTCTAGATTAATTTTTAAGCAGATGTtgaacttcattaaaaatagtGTACTTTTTTTATAAGGGCTTATCTTCTGTGCCTCTTAATACAAACAAAACTTTCTCTTCTGAAAGCATTTACCAAATGATCGTCCAAGTAGATCATTCTCCTGCTTTTGACTCCCTCTACTGATCAGAATTTCTCAGTTGTCTGTGTATGTTCCCACCTGTCCTATCTTTCACTGCTTTAAAGCCCGCAAATCTGTTTCTAGGACTCGAGGGATTCATCATtatcaaaaattattaatttctgtgaTCCTGTTTGAGGCAGTCTAGAAGACACTAATGCAGAGGTCTAGAAAGTGAAGTTGAAAGAGAACTCCACTTCTTGTCAGGCTCAGCTGTTTCCACATTGTACCCAACAGACACAGCTATATAACCTGATTTTTAACATACTTAGCAGGCATTTGATAGCCTCAAGTGTTCTGTTTCAGTACAACTTTCTTTTAGGATAAACTACCCCCTGCTTAACTGAAATTCAGTGACACAGTGAAACAGAGGATGTGCACACAACTCTGACTAATGGTTAATTTATGAAGAACTCTTAATGGGAAGAGGATTTCCAGTAGTCATTGTGATGCTACAATAAAATATAACTGTATGTATGACTTAACAGAAGACCAGGATTGTTTTTACTGCTCTTAgagtggaggttttttttgtctacCCAACAGGTTTTGTTTAACAGTAGGGATTTGgggcttccttttttttccatgaaactTGCCTTCAGTCTTCACTCTTGAATTGCTCAGTTTCCCAGAGTGAGATTTTGTTTGTCTCTGCCTGGCTGGCACCCAGAGGTGTAGGACTTGCTTGAAGCTTCTGAGGTGTGTGACCAGTTGCTTTCCTTGAATTGCAGGTGAACTGTTAAGAGATAGATACCACCTAAAAAAACATAAGGTTTTCCTCAtgcctctctcctcttttttccttactcTCATTCTTCCCAAATCCTCTGCTTTTTTGCAGTCGTTTTTCCCTCTAAAATCCACATTCCCACTCTTTGGTGCCTGCTGGCTGAGAGGAAGGCCGTGTTCTGGTTGGAAAGCTATCTGTCCCGTTAGGAATCCGATAATGGCTAAATCAGGAGGCTCACACACTGGCTCAGGAGGTGCATGCTCCTTtttgcctgcagcaggacaagTAACTGCTGTTGCCTTTGGGCTGCAGGTGAGCCAGAGAAGTTGCCTTGTGGGCTGCATagtgtgctgcagctgagcaatTGATTCTACTATTACAGGAGGATACCTTTCAGCAATATGTGAAGCCAGAGATTAATCCCAAGCTTTCAGACTTCTGCATCAGTCTGACAGGAATAACCCAGGTAATTTGCACTTTTGTTTCTTCacaaagaaataggaaaaaaagcaatgtgGTGTTGATGTTTTCAGACTGGTAACCTTAAATAGTAATCTTTCAtggttatttttctgtaagGCCTATTCtcttaatccttttttttccctctcccagttATTACAGAGCTGATTTCACTAAATTGGTCATTTTGTAGGGAAAAGTATTCTCTTTTTAATTCATGTGGGGAAATTTAGTAGAGCAAAGCACCTTTTGAATTGCATCAGTTCCTCTCCTaagatttttattctgaagaGTTTAGAGTCTTAGGATGGCAATGGCGTGTGATAAGAAGGAGACTGGGAAACAACCTCAAAAGTTTTAATCCAAGTTCAACTTCTGACTAACCTTGTTACCTTTACAGAAGCCATTAGGAGGTTCGCTCTTGTAGCGGTGCTTCTGTAGTActattttttcagtttagaaaAACCTGTCCAGTCATCTGTTAACATGTAATCTGGTTTTGTAAAGATTCTGATGAAGCCAACTTTTTAATTGCCCATATACCAATACAGTTTACACACTTAATGCTGAgggatttttaaatgaaaaaatgttccttactttgttggtttttggttttttgcttttttttgttgttttgtttttggtttttttttgttctcttagGACATTGTTGATAAAGCTGATATTTTTCCTCAAGTTCTGCAGAATGTCATAGATTGGATGAGACAACGAGAACTGGGAACAAAGTATAGCTATTCCATGTTGACTGACGGGTATGTCCTTATGCACCCTTCAGCACAATCTAAAACTGCAAAACCATGTTTAATATTTGTGAGAACATTGCTAAAGATGGATCAGGACACTGTCATTTTGCTGGTTTTACTTTAATTGAAGCTTTTAGTAAAACTGGTAAAGCTAAACTGAATGATTCCAAATGAAGCTTAAATCCATGAGATGGCGCCATTTCTTTCCTAGTGGTCTGTAATCAACAGAGTGATGCTGAAGACTATCCTTCGTTGTTGCTGTAATTCTCCATTTATATCTAGCACATAATACCTGAAAATAACACTCtgtaattcttaatttttaacGTGCAATGACATTGCTATCTTTGGAAGCAacagtgaatttaaaaaaagaaaatgctaaagCAAAGCTGATGCAGGACTGGTTATACTACTGGGCCTAAATTTCTCTGGAATTCCGCCCTTCCCAGAGAAATTCCTTAAGGAAAATAGGTGCATTGAAATCTCTGTTGTATAGTTGATATTGCATAGACGGCTAGAagagatggggggaa
The genomic region above belongs to Ficedula albicollis isolate OC2 chromosome 4, FicAlb1.5, whole genome shotgun sequence and contains:
- the ERI1 gene encoding 3'-5' exoribonuclease 1 isoform X1, with amino-acid sequence MTREELRSKLAEFKLETRGVKDVLKKRLKNYYKKQKLMQKEYINGDSCYDYICVVDFEATCEEGNPPEFVHEIIEFPVVLVNTRTLEISFFPLKSTFPLFGACWLRGRPCSGWKAICPVRNPIMAKSGGSHTGSGGACSFLPAAGQVTAVAFGLQEDTFQQYVKPEINPKLSDFCISLTGITQDIVDKADIFPQVLQNVIDWMRQRELGTKYSYSMLTDGSWDMSKFLNIQCRISRIKYPSFAKKWINIRKSYGNFYKVPRNQTKLTIMLENLGMNYDGRPHSGLDDSKNIARIAIRMLQDGCDLRVNERIHGGQLMTVSSSVPLEGAPAPQMPRYRN